The following coding sequences are from one [Limnothrix rosea] IAM M-220 window:
- a CDS encoding DUF4079 domain-containing protein — protein MGEIIRPYLEPIADWFGSFPIPAVVTHWGHPLMMGIVVVVIGGFATTKGWKIRTTEEVEVKQESAYWHKKAALWLTTFISLGWTGGVLSLVMQGQPIFESPHFWTGTIAIGLLMANGALSLTKFLGKDSLRTVHAYLGSSAIALLAVHAVLGLNLGLSF, from the coding sequence ATGGGAGAAATAATTCGCCCCTATCTAGAGCCGATCGCCGACTGGTTTGGTTCTTTTCCAATTCCGGCGGTTGTAACTCATTGGGGACACCCTCTGATGATGGGGATCGTGGTTGTGGTGATTGGTGGATTTGCCACGACAAAGGGCTGGAAAATTCGCACCACTGAAGAGGTTGAAGTAAAGCAAGAAAGCGCCTATTGGCACAAAAAAGCGGCTTTGTGGCTGACCACGTTTATCAGTCTGGGTTGGACTGGTGGTGTGTTGTCCCTCGTGATGCAAGGGCAACCGATCTTTGAAAGCCCCCACTTCTGGACTGGCACGATCGCCATCGGTTTGCTGATGGCTAATGGTGCTTTATCTCTTACTAAGTTTCTCGGCAAAGATTCTCTGCGAACTGTTCATGCTTATCTTGGGTCTTCGGCGATCGCCCTTTTGGCTGTTCATGCTGTTCTTGGGTTGAACCTTGGTCTTTCTTTTTAA
- the bioB gene encoding biotin synthase BioB, which yields MVQVPIKSAPQTNVIPNGPALDAWLHDLAHNIIQGKRLNRSEALRLTEITGEADILKLCAAADMIRRECCGNTVDLCSIVNVKSGNCSENCSFCSQSAHHPGVGSPTYELKTPEEILEQAKAAEAAGARRFCLVSQGRGIKYNSPKNDEFAQILETVHRILDETSIKPCCALGEVTPEQAQQLSEAGVTRYNHNLEASENYFPEIVGTHSWQDRVQTIKNLKAAGIQACSGGIMGLGESWGDRVDLALALQELEVESVPLNLLNPREGTPLGENERLDVYDALKCMAIFRFILPEQIIRYAGGREAVMGELQHLGLKAGINAMLIGHYLTTMGQPPEQDQAMLESLGLQGGEAPIPGEFSRHHA from the coding sequence GTGGTTCAAGTACCGATCAAGTCCGCCCCACAAACAAACGTTATTCCTAATGGTCCCGCTCTAGACGCATGGCTCCATGACCTCGCCCACAATATTATTCAAGGTAAACGCCTTAACCGTTCCGAAGCCCTCCGTCTCACCGAAATTACTGGCGAAGCAGATATTCTTAAACTCTGTGCCGCAGCCGATATGATTCGTCGCGAATGCTGCGGTAATACAGTTGATCTTTGCAGTATCGTCAACGTCAAATCGGGCAACTGCTCTGAAAACTGCAGTTTCTGTTCCCAGTCCGCCCACCATCCCGGTGTTGGCTCTCCCACCTACGAACTCAAAACCCCTGAAGAAATCCTTGAGCAAGCGAAAGCTGCAGAAGCCGCAGGGGCAAGACGTTTTTGTTTAGTGAGTCAGGGTCGCGGTATCAAATACAACAGCCCGAAAAATGACGAATTTGCCCAAATCCTAGAAACGGTACATCGTATCCTCGACGAAACGTCGATTAAACCCTGCTGTGCCCTTGGTGAAGTCACACCGGAACAGGCGCAACAGCTGAGTGAGGCTGGTGTGACTCGCTATAATCACAACCTCGAAGCGTCGGAGAATTATTTCCCTGAAATTGTCGGTACCCACAGTTGGCAAGACCGCGTCCAAACTATCAAAAATCTTAAGGCGGCGGGCATCCAAGCTTGTAGTGGCGGCATTATGGGTCTGGGTGAAAGTTGGGGCGATCGCGTTGATCTAGCTTTAGCCTTGCAGGAGCTGGAAGTAGAATCTGTTCCTCTAAACTTACTTAATCCCCGCGAAGGCACTCCCCTCGGCGAGAATGAAAGATTGGATGTGTATGATGCCTTGAAATGTATGGCAATTTTCCGGTTTATTTTGCCAGAACAGATTATTCGCTATGCTGGCGGTAGAGAAGCGGTGATGGGTGAACTTCAGCACCTTGGCCTCAAAGCCGGTATTAATGCCATGCTCATCGGTCACTATCTCACCACCATGGGTCAACCTCCTGAGCAGGATCAAGCGATGCTTGAATCCCTTGGCCTACAAGGGGGAGAAGCA